Below is a genomic region from Syngnathus typhle isolate RoL2023-S1 ecotype Sweden linkage group LG3, RoL_Styp_1.0, whole genome shotgun sequence.
AGTACTCTGCTCGGATTTCTGATCAGATCGTGCCTAGTCAGGATATTCAAGGTCAAACTTTTATATGATTCAACTTAAGTATCCATTTACAAATAATATCTAatcaatatgattttttttttttcttccagaaaTTATCAAGCGGTACAACTCGCCACCTCCCCCGATGGAGCCATCTGCCCCCGGAAAAAGGTCgcaacattattattttttaattacggTCATGTGAGGTCAGGGCACGCGTGTATACGTAATTGTGGTATATTTCTCATATAGGAGACCAGAGGGTAAATTTAAGAAGAAGCAAACGGCACGCGATGAAGCTTTGCAGATCTTAAAACCACAGATGGACAACCGTCCTGATCCGCAGGTGCTCGTGCCGACGCACACACCAAGACAGTTAGACGAAAATAATATTCAAAAACACTTACTTTAAAACAGAGGTGGGCAATTCCAGTCGTGGCGGGGCGGACCGGTCCTGTCCGTCCgttggtgtcctgcatgttttgtgTGTcgccctgttgcaacacacctgattcaaatgatcccaATTGCTATCCAGCTTATGTAGACGTTCCTAATTATCTGAATCTCTTAGTGGTCTTCAAAACGCTGAATGACAGTTGTAGTCAAATTTGCCACTCAATCTCAACCACTCAAAGACCTCAGCAAAAGTCAACACTCCAAGACAGCGGTACTTAATGACGCTTGCTGTACTTTTAGCTCAAGCGGCCTGTGGCCCCGCCCCCCTCTGCATCCGCCGTTCCCAAGACCACTTCCCAGCCCACCGACAACACAAAGAGCAGAGCGCCTCGTCGTCCGGTGCCGGTCCCGCCGTCAGGTCCTCGCACCCTTGACCGCGCCTCGCGCAAACACTCCCGGTCACGTGACTCACGTGAATTTGGACCTACCGCAGTTTCTCGAGAGCTTCCGGTGGAATCGGAGAGCATCCAGACCAAAGTGCACCGGAACGCCAATCAGGAACACTACACCTACACCAACGTTGCATGGAAACTCTACCTGAGGAAAGAGGTGCCTAAGCCTTCATTTGTTTGGACTGTGTGACCACACGGTACGTTGAGTGAATTTCTTCTCGGCAGGTCTTCTATCCCAAGGACAGCTTCAACAATCCGCTGGTGCTGGACCTCATTTTCAAACAGGTGATGGGCAACATGGCACTCAAAGACAATGTTACACTCAAAGAGCCGACCAAGTAGACTCTCAGTCAATCCGTCGCGACACTCAACTTGACTCCTTCGATGTGGCCGAAGCAACCCTTGTGACATGGCACTCAAAGACACGCTGCCTAAATGACCTGACACTCAAAGACCCCGAGTAGATGCCCAGTCATGTTCAAAGGTCCGTCGTGATACTCAGACACTTTGAAAACCTGACACTCAAAGACACTCACTCCTTTGATGTTGCGACGTGGCACTCAAAGACACGCCGCCTAAATGAGCCCACACTCAAAGACCCGAGTAGACCCTCAGTCACGTTCAAAGGACCGTCCTGACGCTCAAAGATACTTTTAAAATGCAACGCTCAAAGACACTCCTCTGACTCGCGGCCCTTGTGATTGCGATTTGCCACTAAGCTCATCAAAGCATCTCCAAATATCCTTtgatgatcctttttttttttttttttttttacattttctgcctttcttttccCGCGGCTTGCCGTCACCGCTTTGTCGCCGATGCGGCCGACGAAAAGCGGCGTGCTTAATTTGCGCGCTCCTCCGCAGATCGTCAACGACACCCTGTCAGAGGCGTGCGTCCGCATCCGCCGCGATGAAAGGCAGCGGATGAAAGCTCTCTTTGGTAGTCAAGTCTCTCTCTTCTTCCCACGCCACTTTTACACACGCTTTAACACACTCCTGACGCATGTGTGCGTGGGACTCACAGATGAACACGGGGTGCAACCCAACACGGATCCGGTGGAGGAACACGTGAAGAAACGCATCGTCGCCGCCGCCACGGACACCTGGGAAATCTACTTCTCCCGACTCTTCCCGGCATCGGTGAGGGTGCCTGGGGGGGggacaaaaccaaaagaaaCATCGATACATAGACGTACAGTATGTAGagcggcggcgggcgggcggctttTTCTGCGTGCAGGGAAGCGTGGGAACGGGCGTGCAGGTGCTGTCGGTGTGGCAAGGCGGCATCAAGCTGCTGAAGACGGTGAAGAGCAGCGCCGCAGCTCCAGACTACTTCCGAGTCCTGCAAGCGTACACGTACGGATGCCGTTGCAAATGGCTAcggtcattcactgccattgacgcatAGAGACGTCAAAGATCAAATACAACTTTGACGTCCGTACGCGTCAATGACGAGGTTCTTCACCGGTCCGGTGACTCCAAACTGTCCCCCTGTCTCAGTTTTGCCGACATCCTGTTTGTGAGCATCCCCTCGGAGAACATGCTGGAGTTCAACCTGAGCAAGGAGAAGCTGGTCTTGTTCTCGGCCAAGGCGCCGCAGGTGAAGCGGCTGGTGGACGACTTCATCGGCCAGATTAAGAAGGACTCCCGGTACGCCATCGCCGAGCGCAACTTTGTGGCCGAGCGGCGACACCTGCTCAACTTGCACAAGGGCGACGTGGTCCGGCTGCAGGTTCTGGACGGCCTGGAAAAAGGTGGGTCGTGGCGGACGAGCCCAGCATGGGTGTGCGCTTCACGGCTGTGTGTGTAGGTTACAGTTATGGCTGTGTGGTGAGGAAGAAGGTGGTCTTCTTGGAGGAGCTCAAGAAGGACACCCAGGACTTTGGTGAGCGATGATGATCAACTTCTCAATGTTGCCTTTCCATTCACGAACCTCTTTCACTCCACGTTTGTCAGGTTGGAAATTTGGCGCCGTGTTTGGTCGTTCCGGCGCCTTTCCGTCCGAGTGCGTCCACCCCGTGGCGCCTCCCGACTTCCTGTCCCTTCCATTGGACCGCAAGGCAGAACCCCGAGGCGGGGCGGAGCGGTTCGCCGGCTCGTCGGCCGTGGCCGTCGCCGTGGCGTCTGCCGCGGCCGCACACGAGATAGATCAGACCATCGAGGTGCGAGGACACGCCACACAAACGACGTTTTTGGGCTTGACCTATCCGTGCAGAATTTGAAATTTCCCAAACTTTTCACAAACGAGAGACACATTGTCACTGAATCAATTTGCCACCATCTTTGTTTCGCTCAGAGGCTTTCTCCGGATGGCTCGGACGGAGACGAGACGACGCTGCAGGACAGTCAATACGACATGCTGGAGTTTGCCAGGAAGTATTTCAGACAGGCCGTCCCTGGGAGCGGGTAATTAGTTCTCAATCTATCTTCTGATCGATTCAAAATGAACAGCTACCAACTCATCTTGTTCAATAAACTAAATAATTTAGTGTGTTTTGATCCTGCTTTCAGGGACTCTTTGAAGAATAGGAACAAGAGCCGAGTCTCCAGGGAGCCTGAGGAGATgatcaagttctccaaggttcTTCATGAATAACAtttactgtcttttttttttttttgccgatgCCTGTTGCGTGCTGTCTCCAGATTCCCCTGAGCGAGTCCCTCATCGAGCTCACCGATCCGGCCATGAACCGAGTGGCGGCGGACCTTTTCCTCTGTGCGTCGTCTAATTACATCTTACACAAAACAAATACAGCCTTATTGCAATTTAGAGGAAAATCAACTTGTCTCCATTGTGTAGCGGTGATGCGCTTCATGGGGGACGCGCCGTTAAAGGGGCTGACGGAGCAGGAAGTGGTCAGCACCTTCCTTAAGGTGTGTGCCCCATCACCGGACACTACAATAGGTACACCTTCTGACTTCCAGGTGTGTGTTCAGTTGGTAGGAGAGTTCACCGTGATGAGGGACGAGGCCTACTGTCAAGTGCTCAAACAAATCACAGCCAACAGCAGCTCCAAAGCGTGAGTTTTCCCTTGCACGCCGCACAATCCACGCGCCCGAGTCAAAAAGCAGACGTGTTTGTAGTGAGAGCTGCCAGCGAGGGTGGAGGTTGCTCTACATCCTGACGGCGTTCACTCGCTGCTCGGCCGTGCTCAAGCCCTTCCTGCTCAAATACCTGACGCAGGCCTCCCTGGGCGCCGGGGTGCAGTATCAGGGTATCGCGAAGACCACCCCGTGCGAGTCCGAACAACAAGCGGTCAAAGCAATGAGCCGTCCCAATACGTTTCAGGGATGGCCAAGGCGTGCCAGCAGAACCTGGACAAAACGTTCCAATACGGCGGCCGCTGCGTCCCACCCAACAACATGGAGCTGAAAGCCGTGATGGTAAAAGGTGGTCCTTTCGCACGTTTGCTCCGCCGGCGCTCTGACGTTGGTTTGGACGCCCTCAGGCTGGCAGAAGCTCCAAGCGTCAGctgttcctctttccgggaggcCTGGAACGCCACGTGAAGATCAAAACGTGTTCCGTTTCCCTGGAGGTGATGGAGGAGCTGTGCTACGAGATGGGCCTGCTCAGGTTGGAGGCCATCCAGGAGTACGCCATCTTTTTGGTCACCGACGGAGGTGCGTTTGAACAACTGCCGCAAAGTTTTGTACAGCATTGGCCACAATACCAGTAGAGGGCGCTGTGACCCGATAACCCGCTAAATATGTCTTTCCTGGTGTTAGCTGACATTTGTATGTTATCTatgaaatgtaacaaaaaaaaaatcacatacctTGCCCGATGTGGTGGCTTGGACCGTCTCACCGGGTTTCCGCCTTCTGAACTCAACTGGTCCGGAACCGCTTACGGCATGcgctattattaaaaaaaaaaaaaaatgtcacttgcCCGGTCAGGTCAGAACGTGCGTCCGCTCAGCAAACACGAGTACATCCTGGACGCGGCCACCCAAGCCGAGCTGGTGGACAACAACTACAGCTTCTGGTTCCGACGCGTGGTCTGGACGCAGCCGCTGAAATTTGACAACGAGCTCTACGTCACCATGCACTACAACCAGGTACAGCGCATGGGCACAGGTAACGACAATACGCTCGTCATAGTTTGGCTGAAAAACTCCAAATACGTGTTCTTTGCTGGTGTCACTAGATCCTTCCGGACTACCGCAAAGGTCTCCTGAACGTTCTGCCGTCAGGAAAAGTTAGCGATCAACAGTTCCATCAGATTTCCAAGCTGGCCGCCTTGCAGCACAGAGCCAAAGACAACGTCTTCATCCCGAGCATGTGAGTCAGTCATCTGATGTTGTCCTTCAAATCCGCCTAGCAACAACTGACATGTCGATCAATCATGGATCTTGAGGCCTTCCAACACTTTTGGCGTTTTGCCACAGTTCAACAAGCATGCAAGGACAGACTTGTTGACAGGTTCGGCATCAGTCGCACGACTCGCGGGTCCTCTTATCTGCTGCTCTTTCATGGTGCAAGCGTCAGTGGAGCAGACAAGCGTGCCGACTTAAGGGGGAAAAAACCTGGAGTGAGAAGATGTACGTGTCTTTCGCAGACACGAGCTGTCGGAGTACATCGCGGCGCCGCTTTTCAAAAAGCAGCCACCGCAGCAGTGGGTTGCCATGGCCACGCAGCACATGCAGCAGGTCCAGAGCCTCAGCCCGCACCAGGCCCGAGCACAGTTCATGGGTGAGATCTTGAAATGGAATTCAATGAACAAAAAGTCACGAGTGCGCTGAGTGCCACAAGGAAACTTGATACAAACTTGAGCAGTCGGACTCCAGCTGCAATATTTGATTGGGAGCTCTGGGGAAATCATTTAGCGCTGTTCCAACGCTTTAATAAAAGTTGGCTGTCCGAGCAGCCAAATGAATCTTGATGATGTCCCGATGGGGTCGGCGTGCCCCTTATTAAGCATATGCAATGGGAGCctaatctgtgtgtgtgtgtgtgtgtgtgtaggactGGTGAGCGCGTTCCCCATGTTTGGCTCGTCCTTCTTCTACATCCACAGCAGCAGCTCGACCTCCTTCTACGCCCCCTGCATCGTTGCTGTCAATCAAAACGGTCTCCACTTCCTGCACAAAAGCACACACGTGAGAAAGCATGCTAGCAAGTTTATTGATGGACAAAAGGAGCATCAAGTGGCCACTGggaaccaaaatggctgacttcctttttttccccaaactttCCAAGTGTTTTCTGGAGTGgattcttgagactttttttgcaGGGGCTGAATTTTCAATCTAATCCAGAGAGTACTATCTCCAacgttgtgccgtttgtccgttGCAGGACGTGATGGCAGTGGTCCCTCTGTCCGAGGTGCAATCCAGCCGCACGCAGAGGCCCTCTGCCGGGGCCAGCTACCCGTACGTGGACCTGGTCCTGGGTGACACGGACACACAGCGCCTCATCCAGCTGCAACTCGAGCAGGTATGAAAAAGATGCAAAAGTCTCGCGGAGATATTTGCCCAAACGCCGCCGCCGGTGTTTTTGCGTAGGGGCTGGAGCTGTGCCGAGTGGTCGCCATGCAGGTGGAGAATATGATGTCATGGCGCCAGAAGCAGCTCACGCTGCCGCCCAGCGAGATCACTGTGTTGTAGTGCTCCACAGACCAGACCATGCTAAAATCTTGGTATTTTTCTTCATTGCACTTCAAGCtgctatgcaaaaaaaaaaaaaaattgcttagcTCCTTTATGTGGCTAATTAGCAAGCGTGCCTAATGCTGCGACTGGCAAATGTGTACATGTATTAAATATTGTAGCATTACTAGAAACTTGCTAACCAAAGATCAAAGTGTGTCACTATATTTTCTACATACTACAGTTTTACATGATATacattttgtatgttttttttgccattttttaaaGACAAAATGTATGTTATTTTGTTTAAGAAAATGATATTGCATGTTCAATATGTAATgttttaatgcaaaaaaaaagtaaaagttcatccaacaacaaaaaagatacGGAGTTAGCtcatttttccattttatcttGGGACATAATTAGTTTTGTGGGTCAGACGCCTTGACGAGTCCCAAGATGGCCAAAGCGTCTTCGTGACACGTGACTGCTCTGCCCCCTCCAAGATGGCACTTTGTCACTGCGCACGCGCAAAGGGCTGGCAGGGTTACGCGAGTTGATTTGTACGTTGTTCTTCCCTCCCCCTTTCCAAAGACGGTGCTCGTTTCGGCTGTTTGGCAGAGTTTGCTGCGAAGAACGGGGAGTTTTCCCCCGAATTCCCCAAAGGCGATCCAGGTGGACACGCTATTATTCGGGAAATATAACAGACTTGTTGTGAGATGTCGCTGCGCGTATTTTTGGTGGCATTTTCAGGCGGCGGCAGCGGAGCGTCCAAGCCaggctaagctaagctaagcttAACTACGTCGTAGTGACGACGTCGTGTTTGACTTGGCTTTTACTTTTCCTTGGGAATATCTTCTGATACATCAAAACCTTCATTTTTGTCCGCGTCTCAAAGCAGCGGCGGAACGGCCGGAGACCATTTGCGGTCGTTAGCCTAAGCGAGCTACACCCACTCCAAAGCGAGTTAATTTTTGACGTCAGCTGGTCCAGCGGTCGGGACACCAGCGGAAGAATCCAGTGGATTTAGCAAATGCTGGCCGAGATAGTCTAGCTCAGCCACATCGGCACAAACTAGCCTAGCAAGCTAGCTAGCGAGCGAGTCAAACTTTCACCAGCACGGCCTGTTTTTCACGAGCATCGCTCGAGGCACCAGCGTTGGATTCGAACTCCTTTAGCTTGGAGTGCTAACAGCTAGCGAAAGAGGGAGCCGAGCCACATCAGTGTCAGTGCGGATTGATTTTCAAGTCGCCCGGCGGAAGAAGCTAAAGTAGACAGGCTAACAGGCGGCTTGGTTTTGACGTCACCCGCCCAGCGTAGTCCACGGGGCACCTGCGGAGGGATCTAGCGGATTCACTCCAAACTTGGCCTACCGAGCTAGCAGCAGAAACGCGGATTGATTTTGCTTGGCTGGAGCGGACTGGCGGCTAATGTTAGCCTAGCGCCGCGCGGACACAGACTGATTTCGACGACACTCGAACGGGGAGAAATCTAGCGGACTAGCTCGTGTGAGCCGACCCGAGCTACATCGTGACGGGCCGCTTTTGCCGTCGCCACATGACCTCCGCCAGCTAAACTTAGCCGCGCCTAGCAGCGCTCTCGCTCGCCCGTCTCCCCCTCTTCCTAGCAGCGTTGTTTTTCGGCGGAGCCAGCATGGCCACCAGCGGCTACTCCGACCTGCGCGACAAGCTCCGCTCCATGCCGCCGCACCGGGACGAGCACCGGACAAGCAACGGCAGCACGGGGCGAAAGCGGCGCCGCCGCGAGTCCGACGACGACGAGTGCGATCACAGCGACGACAGCGGCGAGCTCCGCGAGCAGGAGGCCCAGCGGGTGCGCAGCAGCGCCCTCCAGAAGAGCATCTTCACGCCGGAGGAGTGCGCGCGCATCGAGGGGAAGATCGACGAGGTGGTGGCCAAGGCGGAGGCCGGACTGTACCGCGAGCACACGGTGGACCGCGCGCCGCTGCGCAACAAGTACTTCTTCGGCGAGGGCTACACGTACGGGGCGCAGCTGGAGAAGCGCGGGCCGGGCCAGGAGAGGCTCTACCGCAAGGGCCAGGTGGACGACATCCCGAGCTGGGTGCACGAGCTGGTCATCCAGCGCCTGGTGTCGGCTGGCGTCGTCCCGGAGGGCTTCGTCAACAGCGCCGTCATCAACGACTACCAGCCGGGCGGCTGCATCGTGTCCCACGTGGACCCGCTGCACATCTTTGCGCGGCCCATCGTCTCCGTGTCCTTTTTCAGCGACAGCGCGCTCTGCTTCGGATGCCGCTTCCAGTTCAAGCCCATCCGGGTGTCCGAGCCCGTCTTTGTGCTGCCCGTCCACCGCGGCAGTGTCACCGTCCTCAGGTaaagggggattttttttttcttcaactttGGAGTTCTGATTCTTTGCAGTGGGCTCGATTGCCATGTTGCTGTTTAGAATGAATACTGACAACTAACAGGAGGTTTGCTTTTCAGCGGCTACGCTGCTGATGACATCACGCACTGCATCAGACCTCAGGACATCAAGGAGCGGCGAGCCGTCATCATCCTGAGGAAGTAAGTCCAAACGCATCGCTCCATCACTTCATTATTGACCAATGGGTGGGAACTTTGAACCTCTTACGCAACGTGGGACTTTTGAAGGCCTCCGTTTGTCATCTAACGTGACCCGATGTTGACGTTTTCGTTCAGAACCAGACCCGACGCCCCCAGACTGGACTCCGACAGCCCTTTACGTTCGGCCCCGGTGGAGCGGCCGCCCCCCCTCAAAGCCAAGCGCTCGCATCGAAAGGCCGACCCAGACGCGGCTCACAGGTACGTGCGGTGCCGAGCGGCGACGTTGCAGAGGCAAATATTGTTCCGATGCTCGATTTCCGCatcttgtgatgtttttttttgaaattcGAAACCGAGGGAAACGCGCTGCCATTTTTGCCGCAGGCCGCGCATGCTGGAGATGGACAAGGAGGAGAACCGGCGGTCGTCCGGCCAACGGCGTCGCAGCTCGTCTTCGGACGACTACAGGAAGCGCGAGGCCGACTACGACAAACATCGCGAGAGCTCGTCGCGCAAAGTGAAAATGCGGCGTCACTGAGGGGCCCCACTTGTTTTCTAGCGGGAGAGCTGTTACTGTCTGAAGATGTACATACTTTGGAAAGCTGCTTGTACATAAGGAAAGCGGAGGTGTACAAATAACACTTGTCttagtcttttgttttttttttggtcttcttTTCCGCCAGCATTTCACACCTTTTGTTTGTTAGCCTCAAGCAGTTTAGGAAGATTGGAAATTTGGACCTCCTTCACGAGCGCCAGAGGCCGCCTTGTTGCTTTTTCTCTATTTTAGGAAGATTGGAAATTCGGACCTCCTTCACGAGCGCCAGAGGCCGCCTTGTTGCTTTTTCTCTATTAAAGCACAAAACCTTGCTCACAGTTTGTTTGCTGCTTTCGCACGGCCATTTTGCTTCAAGCTCGCTCACA
It encodes:
- the alkbh5 gene encoding RNA demethylase ALKBH5, encoding MATSGYSDLRDKLRSMPPHRDEHRTSNGSTGRKRRRRESDDDECDHSDDSGELREQEAQRVRSSALQKSIFTPEECARIEGKIDEVVAKAEAGLYREHTVDRAPLRNKYFFGEGYTYGAQLEKRGPGQERLYRKGQVDDIPSWVHELVIQRLVSAGVVPEGFVNSAVINDYQPGGCIVSHVDPLHIFARPIVSVSFFSDSALCFGCRFQFKPIRVSEPVFVLPVHRGSVTVLSGYAADDITHCIRPQDIKERRAVIILRKTRPDAPRLDSDSPLRSAPVERPPPLKAKRSHRKADPDAAHRPRMLEMDKEENRRSSGQRRRSSSSDDYRKREADYDKHRESSSRKVKMRRH